One Petrotoga sibirica DSM 13575 genomic window carries:
- a CDS encoding radical SAM/SPASM domain-containing protein, protein MNKALDLIITKKKRMQDFSLFQKNGATVLWDKLTLNAYSLDKKHTEFFNKLLEIENQEEINKFIIREINKSPELENELIELLQDLNLKKESKNLRQLNLLISQKCLLGCLYCYAKKGTYGYPSFMKPLAVKNSLESFLSIFDNIGMIQFFGGEPLLNLELIEYTIKLIQELFSEKIIQKKPDFLVESGLGVPEEIVRKFAKLLQVYPEIRLTVSCDGPSEIQNILRPFKNGKPSYNSVIGNLNYLKKYGQPHAIEVTYTKIHFDKGILPSDLINYFKEELGLKESLVFVIPVISKDPSLALPRDVEIEILYEYHVKMLKSVKNVTSYPRYSIDKFKKHVENTVLSYVPSKYFCDGGIEGYAVDTFGDIYPCHMLVGMEKFKIGNVGENIEKLKMNLENFALKQKKIVEKAKYDKCKNCYLENYCSGCPSANYLLKGNMVPSFSDCEIRKQTVKELLLEYAKITSQEVQN, encoded by the coding sequence ATGCATATTCGTTAGACAAAAAGCATACAGAATTCTTTAACAAACTTCTAGAAATAGAAAATCAAGAAGAAATAAATAAATTCATTATAAGAGAAATAAATAAATCTCCCGAATTAGAAAATGAACTAATAGAGTTACTTCAAGATTTAAATTTAAAAAAAGAAAGTAAGAACCTACGTCAGCTCAATCTCTTAATATCCCAAAAATGCTTGTTAGGTTGCCTTTATTGCTATGCTAAAAAAGGAACATATGGTTACCCTTCTTTTATGAAACCTCTAGCCGTAAAAAACAGCTTGGAATCTTTTCTTTCAATTTTTGATAATATAGGGATGATTCAGTTTTTTGGTGGAGAACCTCTATTAAATTTAGAACTAATAGAGTACACAATTAAATTAATACAAGAATTATTTTCCGAAAAAATTATTCAGAAGAAACCAGATTTCCTTGTAGAAAGTGGATTAGGCGTACCTGAAGAAATAGTGAGAAAGTTTGCAAAACTATTACAAGTTTATCCAGAAATACGATTGACAGTTAGCTGTGATGGACCTTCTGAAATTCAAAATATTTTAAGACCTTTTAAGAATGGTAAACCATCTTATAACTCTGTCATTGGAAATCTCAATTATTTAAAAAAATATGGTCAACCTCATGCAATCGAAGTTACTTATACAAAGATCCATTTTGACAAAGGGATATTACCATCAGATTTAATAAATTACTTTAAAGAAGAATTAGGATTAAAGGAATCGTTGGTTTTTGTAATTCCTGTAATCTCTAAAGATCCTTCTTTGGCTTTGCCAAGAGACGTTGAAATAGAAATATTGTATGAATATCATGTTAAAATGTTAAAATCCGTAAAAAACGTAACTTCTTATCCAAGATATAGTATAGATAAGTTTAAAAAACATGTTGAAAATACTGTTCTAAGTTATGTTCCTAGTAAATATTTCTGTGATGGGGGAATTGAGGGCTATGCAGTAGATACATTTGGAGATATTTACCCCTGTCATATGTTAGTCGGAATGGAAAAATTCAAGATAGGGAATGTTGGAGAAAATATAGAAAAATTAAAAATGAATTTAGAAAACTTCGCACTTAAGCAAAAAAAAATAGTTGAAAAGGCAAAATACGATAAATGTAAAAACTGTTATTTAGAAAATTATTGTTCTGGTTGTCCCTCCGCAAATTATTTGCTAAAAGGGAATATGGTTCCTTCTTTCTCTGATTGCGAAATTCGAAAACAAACAGTAAAAGAGTTGCTTTTAGAATATGCCAAAATTACATCTCAGGAGGTACAAAATTGA